Within Bacillus sp. BGMRC 2118, the genomic segment ATCCATTAACAACTCACGCCATCTTTCTTTTATGAAGGAACTTCTCACTACTATAGAGAATGTAAGTACGAAGAATTAAAGGATTCCAACCTGTCAGTAGTGAGCATTTCATGACAGGTTTTCTTTATAAAGCATTAGTAATATGTAAGTAAGGAGTGTGTGACATGGCGTGGGTACAATCAATCCAAAATGCAATTGACTATATCGAGGAACATTTAGAAGAAAATCTATCAATCGTGTCCATCGCAAAGCAAGCGAATGCATCGGAGTATCACTTTCAACGGACGTTTATGATTTTAACTGACTTATCTATTGGAGAGTATATTAGGCGCCGCCGATTAACGTTAGCTGCTAAGGAGATGACAACCACGAATTGCAAAGTCATTGATGTCGCCTACAAGTATGGATACGACACTCCAGAAGCTTTTTCAAAGGCATTTCGAAGACAGCATGGTGTATCTCCAAGTGAAGCACGTAAGTATGTAGGAAAACTAACATTTTATGAACGCCTGAAAATCCAGGTGATTCTGAAGGGAGCAGAACCAGTGAAATATAATATTATCGAGCGTGAAGGGTTTAAGGTTGTGGGTATGAAAGAGGAATTTTCGTTCGCAAATGGAGAAAATTTAAT encodes:
- a CDS encoding AraC family transcriptional regulator, whose protein sequence is MAWVQSIQNAIDYIEEHLEENLSIVSIAKQANASEYHFQRTFMILTDLSIGEYIRRRRLTLAAKEMTTTNCKVIDVAYKYGYDTPEAFSKAFRRQHGVSPSEARKYVGKLTFYERLKIQVILKGAEPVKYNIIEREGFKVVGMKEEFSFANGENLIGIPKMWNKANDNGTSSTLFKANNGQIKGVLGVCEALNETQMNYWIAAEREGDTPEGYSSLDIPASKWVVFEVHGAMPDAIQKVWKEIYSEWFPTSGYKHAGTPELEVYPDGDPNCSSYYSEVWIPVLK